The region tgccagtttgagaagatctctgtcctcaactgttagataactaatttctatatactcatcatactgacctgtgaggaatataaatttaagaaaaggaacatcaattggggtttcagccataactgaaacttaccagaggaatcttattcctgtcttcattaccaactgaagcagaagcagttagaggggaggggtttgagaatcaggagtgttttaccccctcctttcctcactgtagcctgtcaatctctgactcttgacttaaagctctatttggccctgacacatttatctgcttctccaaactatctgttattatcatcataacaaaagAATTAAGGGTAACCTATTAACacaggaaatatataacattGGACACAccaaagaaacaggaaaatgcatttcttcttttttctccaagtccaagtttgtttttcttttattgcttttttagtTTAGTTCTAGGAATCTAGGTAGAGCTCAGCAAACAGAAACTTAATCCAGTATGCCATGACCCAAACAGATCAACTCACCCCCTGAAGTATAACATTTTGTTGTAGGAAGCGACAGTGCTTTTCtcaatcatttaatctctgcatTTCCTCTAGTGTTTTGCCCTTCACAAGCATgcaatcaatgtttgttgaattgaattatccaTTATTAGAATATGGAAtcacatataaaatgtatatatctgGCTTTATTCTGAAGCTATCCCAATGAGTTTTCTCAGGGCAGCCTTCATCTCCTTATTTCGGAGGCTGTAAATCAGGGGGTTTAAAAATGGTGTCACAACTGAATAGAACAAGGTTATTATCTTCTGTACTTCTCCTGAGTTCTCAGATGTTGGGTTTACATACATGATCATCAGGCTCCCAAAGAAGAGGCAGACCACAGCCAGATGAGATCCACATGTGGAGAAGGCTTTACGTCGACCAGCTGCTGAGGGAACTTGCAGCACAGCTCTTAGTAAGAGGATATATGATCCAAGGATGTAGATTGCAGTGAGAATGATCATGAGGGAGTTtatgatataaaacaaaatttcagtGATAGGAGCAGGGTCACATGATAGGGCCAGGAGTGGATCGAAGTCACAGATAAAGTGGTCAATGATGTTGGGACCACAGAATATCAGCTGGGAGAGCTGTATAGTAGTTAGAGAATAGCTTAGGAAGCCAAGCACCCAGCACACAAGTATCAAGGTGTAACAGTGCTGTAAGGTCATTTTGGTTGGGTAATGTAATGGGTGGCAGATGGCAAGATAACGATCATAAGCCATGATGCATAAAAAATAGACTTCAGTTGCAGCAAGAGAGGTGAAGAAATAGAATTGGAGGAAACAACCTGCAAAGGAGATGGTTTTGGTCTCTGAGAGGAAGTTTTCCAACATGCTGGGAACAGTGGAGGTGATGTACCAGATCTCTAGGAAGGCAAAATTCCCCAGCAGGATGTACATGGGAGTGTGGATTCTCTGGTCCCACTTCACTGCACAGATGATGGCCCCATTCCCCATCATGGTCAGAATATAGACTatcaagaataaagaaaagagtaaGATTTGCTTCTCCCAGTCCCCAGGAAAACCTAGGAGGACAAATTCagtcacagtgtgtgctcctgatTTGTTCATTGGTCCCTGAGCTGtggaaaagacaaaagacataATTATATCAATTGTCTTGCATCTTGGGCAGCTGTGGACAGAATTTTAATGAGGCTTTTGTAGGGTTTCTAGGGTAAACAATAAACAAAGGTCATATGAAAACCAGTTTGtaaaaatcttatcttcctccctcctctataATTTTTGGCCCAACATTCTTGTACCATCCTTTATACTTCAAGCTATCACAATTTCTTGCTTACTAGGCTACATACACAAATCCCTTTAGGGAATAGACCATAAgatttcccttccatttgttcATTAAGATTGTGTTCATTTGTTAGTTGGTTAAGGAGGGATTGCTatttaatagaaattttaatAGGTATAGTATACTGTGATAgttggggaaataatttaatttataaagctCCTTCTAGGTTAGTTGTGATTCTTTTCctcatatgaaatatttatttattttccttacttCTGTGGCAGGGCATAACATCACATAATCTTGTTATTTTCTGAAATATTAGCAATATTTTATTCTGTAATATTTGTTCTAAtctaaatgaaatatatttcagcTCTTCAtgtcaagaaaacaatattgtATTTCAGTGTCCCTGATTTCATTCTTATTTAGGATATACATTTAATTAAAGTTAGGAAGGAATCCTCACacaaatagattttgttttttatcagacTAAATGCAGGAGCTTTGAATTTTTTGAAttcttaattaaaagaaatttgtcTTTAACTTACCTTTGAGcaggttgaaaaaaaaacatgggatAAGTTTGAGCTCCTTTGTTAATGAAAGGAATTCTTTGTTTTCATGGACTAAATGAGGTGGTGTGAACTTTTTGTTACACCATGGACCTGATCTTAATTTTCTAGGAAGACAGATCATCATTAAGGGTACATCTCTCCTCATGTAAAGGAGACATTCAAGGAAGAGCTTTTAGAGTGACTCTGTAAATGGTGTAGTGGTGGCAGGCAACATTTGAACCTCATTCCCATTAGAACTGGATCAAAGAAGCaatatatcagtgatggtgaaccttttaaagactgagtACTCAACCCTTATGGCACATGTGAGCCCCTCCtgcttaccccagacaggagagtgggggaagtgctcccattaggctgctgggtgTAGGGGAGGGTAATGAGAGAAATGGTCTCAGGCATGTGAAGAGGGGAAAGTGAGTAGCCCTCTCTGgaatatatatgaaaaagttTCAATAACTCAactacttatatgtatatatatatgtatatatatacacactctaTATTCACAcacatctatatttatattcagttggatatagaaatctattttattgaacagggaagtaggaagggaaaggaataagatgGGGAAGTTACAAGAAGGAAGACAGATTAAAGAGACATAAGTCtgaagcaaaacagattttttaGAAGGGAGTAGGGTAAAGAAAATAGGATGGTGGGAAACATAGAGTTAGTGGTCATAAATGTTAATATGAATAGGATGAAAtcacccaaaaaatgaaagcaggTATGAATGAATTGGAATTGGAATGAATGCTGACAGAATGAATTGGAAATCATAATCTatcaatatgttgtttataaaagATTCCCTGGTAAGGGGCTGGAACACAGTGTATTATGTTTCAGTCAAAGTAGAAAGGAAGTGGTAGCAATCAGCCTTtgataaaacaaattaaaaaaatagacctaattaaaggGTAAAATCAGGAAAATGGCATTTTACTAAAAGATGCCATGgatgatgaaataatataaaaatgcatagcgaatttctcaaatatatagggttCTATGTCAAATTCATAAAACATAGTTACCTTTCttaattggtaaatggtcaaaagatatgaatagttttcagaagtagaaatcaaagctaaacaagtcacctgaaaaaaatgttctagatcactaaaaattagagaattgcaaatttaaacaactctgtgATACCACCTTATATCTACTAGATCAATtaacattaaagaaaagaaaatcctaacTCCACATGGTAGagaagatatagaaaaataagGATTCTAATGGAGTATTGGTAggattgtgaactgatctaactattctggagaataatttaaaCCAATTCCCTAaagtggtgatggcaaacctatgacacacgtgtcagcattGACACAcctagccattttcaatgacatgcagctgcatgcggctgcatacagagaagtatgggtcCGTATGCCGAAGATGAGActtttgttgtagtgtagtgtagtaaCTCTATTCACTAAAGATGAcctattttctatattattttctccTACCTATGttattttacctattttggtttattaaatagttatatattatatttatacatttttgtcatttaaactataaatCTCAGGAAGTCattgttttttcttgaagtgacacaccacctgagttatgcttggttttttggagAACTTTGACACACTgagctcaaaaagttgcccatcactgccctttAGGCTACAAAGCTGGGTATACCCACTTACTTAGCAATACTACAACTAGATATATAGcgaaaagagatgaaagaaaaggtaAACATTCctatatgttaaaaatatttataggagctctttttatggtggcaaaggcctggaaactgaagggatgctcctcagttggggaatggttaaaggattgcaatggaatactattgtgctataagaaatgacaatctagatgatttcagaaaaaccagggAAAACTtatatatgaactgaagcaaagtatagtgaggagaaccaggagaacgttgcaGACAGTAAAAGGAATGTTGTAatgatgttcaac is a window of Gracilinanus agilis isolate LMUSP501 unplaced genomic scaffold, AgileGrace unplaced_scaffold58125, whole genome shotgun sequence DNA encoding:
- the LOC123256358 gene encoding olfactory receptor 11H4-like, producing the protein MSFVFSTAQGPMNKSGAHTVTEFVLLGFPGDWEKQILLFSLFLIVYILTMMGNGAIICAVKWDQRIHTPMYILLGNFAFLEIWYITSTVPSMLENFLSETKTISFAGCFLQFYFFTSLAATEVYFLCIMAYDRYLAICHPLHYPTKMTLQHCYTLILVCWVLGFLSYSLTTIQLSQLIFCGPNIIDHFICDFDPLLALSCDPAPITEILFYIINSLMIILTAIYILGSYILLLRAVLQVPSAAGRRKAFSTCGSHLAVVCLFFGSLMIMYVNPTSENSGEVQKIITLFYSVVTPFLNPLIYSLRNKEMKAALRKLIGIASE